A part of Arthrobacter dokdonellae genomic DNA contains:
- the recR gene encoding recombination mediator RecR, whose translation MYEGAVQELIDELGRLPGIGPKSAQRLAFHILEAETEDMQRLVRSIITVKERVKFCTICGNVTESETCNICRDERRDPTVICVVEESKDVLAVERTRAFRGRYHVLGGSINPIAGIGPDQLRIRELLARLNDSKIEEIIIATDPNLEGEATATYLSRMLKTIGITVTRLASGLPVGGDLEYADEVTLGRAFEGRRNALT comes from the coding sequence GTGTACGAGGGAGCAGTCCAGGAGCTTATCGACGAACTGGGGCGCCTGCCGGGCATCGGGCCCAAGTCCGCACAGCGGCTGGCCTTCCACATCCTGGAGGCGGAGACCGAGGACATGCAGCGGCTGGTCCGATCCATCATCACCGTGAAGGAGCGCGTGAAGTTCTGCACCATCTGCGGCAACGTCACCGAATCGGAAACCTGCAACATCTGCCGGGACGAGCGGCGGGACCCCACCGTCATCTGCGTCGTGGAGGAATCCAAGGACGTGCTGGCCGTGGAACGCACGCGCGCGTTCAGGGGCCGCTACCACGTGCTCGGCGGCTCCATCAATCCGATCGCGGGGATCGGGCCGGACCAGCTGCGCATCCGCGAACTGCTGGCGCGGCTCAATGACAGCAAGATCGAGGAAATCATCATCGCCACGGACCCCAACCTGGAGGGCGAGGCCACCGCAACGTACCTGTCGCGCATGCTGAAAACCATCGGCATCACCGTGACCCGCCTGGCCTCGGGCCTGCCCGTCGGCGGCGACCTGGAATACGCCGACGAGGTCACGCTGGGCCGCGCATTTGAGGGCCGCCGCAACGCACTGACCTAA
- a CDS encoding ABC transporter ATP-binding protein — protein sequence METDIYGGLAAVGVSRSFGAVKAVAGMDLHAPAGEVTALIGPNGAGKTTLLLMLASLLAPDTGTVRVMGIDPLKEPAAARARIGWMPDTLGVWEALTAREILTVMGKFYRLPKAGIPARVDELLALVKLTELADQKARVLSRGQQQRLSLARALIHDPDVLLLDEPASGLDPGSRVSLRHILRGLAAQGKVVVVSSHVLAELDEIADRAVFVSAGRTVLAQSVEQAASQGRRYAITALDPAAAAAELTRLGVAFEAGTGRRESVSVAVATEARAAQLLSDLVRAGVAVTAFAPAAGALEESYLGLEVEQR from the coding sequence ATGGAAACGGACATATATGGCGGACTGGCCGCCGTGGGGGTTTCGCGGAGCTTTGGCGCCGTCAAGGCTGTGGCCGGCATGGACCTGCACGCGCCTGCCGGCGAAGTGACGGCGTTGATCGGCCCCAATGGCGCTGGAAAAACCACGCTTCTGCTCATGCTGGCGTCCCTGCTGGCCCCGGACACCGGCACCGTGCGCGTCATGGGGATCGACCCGCTGAAGGAGCCCGCCGCCGCCCGGGCAAGGATTGGCTGGATGCCCGACACGCTGGGCGTGTGGGAGGCGCTGACAGCCCGCGAAATCCTGACCGTCATGGGCAAGTTTTACCGGCTGCCCAAGGCCGGCATCCCGGCCCGCGTCGACGAGTTGCTGGCACTGGTGAAACTGACCGAACTCGCAGACCAAAAGGCGCGCGTGCTCTCCCGCGGCCAGCAGCAGCGGCTGAGCCTGGCCCGGGCGCTGATCCATGATCCCGACGTGCTGTTGCTGGACGAACCGGCCTCCGGGCTTGACCCGGGCTCACGGGTCTCCCTGCGCCACATCCTGAGGGGGCTCGCGGCGCAAGGGAAAGTCGTCGTCGTCTCTTCACACGTTCTGGCGGAACTGGATGAAATCGCCGACCGCGCAGTTTTTGTCAGCGCCGGGCGCACTGTCCTGGCCCAAAGCGTGGAACAGGCCGCCTCGCAGGGCCGCCGCTACGCGATCACGGCCCTGGATCCTGCCGCCGCGGCTGCGGAGTTGACACGGCTGGGTGTGGCCTTCGAGGCGGGGACCGGCCGCCGGGAATCCGTGTCCGTGGCGGTGGCCACGGAGGCCCGTGCCGCGCAACTTCTGAGCGATTTAGTGCGCGCCGGAGTGGCCGTCACGGCTTTTGCCCCCGCCGCGGGCGCCCTGGAGGAGAGCTATCTTGGCCTGGAGGTGGAACAACGATGA
- the ilvD gene encoding dihydroxy-acid dehydratase gives MPSLRSRTVTHGRNMAGARALMMASGVAKADIGKPIVAVANSFTEFVPGHTHLAPVGRIVSEAIHAAGAIAREFNTIAVDDGIAMGHGGMLYSLPSRDLIADSVEYMVNAHCADVLVCISNCDKITPGMLMAALRLNIPTVFVSGGPMEAGRVTLTDGSVRSLDLVNAISDAVDSSVSDADIDLIEANACPTCGSCSGMFTANSMNCLTEAIGLSLPGNGSLLATHTARKALYERAGATAVALAKRYYEDDDASVLPRSIASFEAFDNAMALDIAMGGSTNTILHLLAAAQEAGLKYDLEDIDAKSRMVPCLAKVAPNVAGDKTYYMEDVHRAGGIPALLGELNRGGLLHTNVTSVHSDNLSDWLDDWDLRGGKATDEAKALWTAAPGGQRSSTAFSQSAEWTSLDTDAAGGCLRDVAHAFSKDGGLAVLRGNIALDGAVVKTAGVDESIWTFEGPAVVCESQDEAVEKILSKTVKAGDVVVIRYEGPRGGPGMQEMLYPTSFLKGLGLGKVCALITDGRFSGGTSGLSIGHISPEAAAGGTIALVEDGDLVRIDIPNRSLELLVDPVELDARRELLEASTGYRPAAREREISAALRAYASMATSADKGAVRQIPDDVVLMSAPRTSVPVS, from the coding sequence ATGCCTTCACTACGTTCACGCACAGTCACCCACGGCCGCAACATGGCGGGGGCCCGCGCCCTCATGATGGCCTCCGGCGTCGCCAAGGCGGACATCGGCAAGCCGATCGTCGCCGTCGCCAACTCCTTTACCGAGTTTGTCCCCGGCCACACGCACCTTGCCCCCGTGGGCCGGATCGTCTCCGAGGCCATCCATGCGGCCGGCGCCATCGCGCGCGAATTCAACACGATCGCGGTGGACGACGGCATCGCCATGGGCCACGGCGGCATGCTCTACTCGCTGCCCTCCCGCGACCTCATCGCCGACTCCGTCGAGTACATGGTCAACGCCCACTGCGCCGACGTGCTGGTGTGCATCTCCAACTGCGACAAGATCACCCCCGGCATGCTCATGGCCGCGCTGCGCCTGAACATCCCCACCGTGTTTGTCTCCGGCGGCCCCATGGAGGCCGGCCGCGTCACCCTGACCGACGGTTCCGTCCGTTCGCTGGACCTGGTCAACGCCATTTCCGACGCCGTGGACTCCTCCGTTTCCGACGCCGACATCGACCTCATCGAGGCCAACGCGTGCCCCACCTGCGGATCCTGCTCGGGCATGTTCACCGCCAACTCCATGAACTGCCTCACCGAGGCCATCGGCCTGTCGCTGCCCGGCAACGGCTCGCTGCTCGCAACCCACACCGCGCGCAAGGCGCTCTATGAGCGAGCCGGAGCCACCGCCGTCGCGCTGGCCAAGCGCTACTACGAGGACGACGACGCCTCCGTCCTACCGCGCTCGATCGCCAGCTTCGAGGCGTTCGACAACGCCATGGCCCTGGACATCGCCATGGGCGGCTCCACCAACACCATCCTGCACCTGCTCGCCGCGGCGCAGGAGGCGGGCCTTAAGTACGACCTCGAGGACATTGACGCGAAGTCCCGGATGGTGCCCTGTCTGGCGAAGGTGGCCCCGAATGTGGCCGGCGACAAGACGTATTACATGGAGGACGTGCACCGCGCCGGCGGCATCCCGGCCCTCCTGGGCGAGCTGAACCGCGGCGGGCTGCTGCACACGAACGTCACCTCCGTCCACTCGGACAACCTCAGCGACTGGCTTGACGACTGGGACCTGCGCGGCGGCAAGGCCACCGACGAGGCCAAGGCGCTGTGGACCGCAGCCCCCGGCGGACAGCGCTCCTCCACCGCGTTCTCACAGTCGGCCGAATGGACCTCCCTGGACACCGACGCCGCCGGCGGCTGCCTGCGCGACGTCGCGCATGCCTTCTCCAAGGACGGCGGCCTGGCCGTGCTGCGCGGCAACATCGCCCTGGACGGCGCCGTGGTCAAGACGGCAGGCGTGGACGAATCCATCTGGACGTTCGAGGGCCCGGCCGTGGTGTGCGAGTCCCAGGACGAGGCAGTGGAGAAGATCCTCAGCAAGACCGTCAAGGCCGGCGACGTGGTGGTCATCCGCTACGAGGGACCGCGCGGCGGCCCGGGCATGCAGGAGATGCTGTACCCGACGTCGTTCCTGAAGGGGCTGGGCCTGGGCAAGGTCTGCGCGCTCATCACCGACGGCCGCTTCTCCGGCGGCACCTCCGGACTCTCGATCGGCCACATCTCCCCCGAGGCTGCCGCCGGCGGCACCATCGCCCTGGTGGAGGACGGCGACCTTGTCCGGATCGACATCCCGAACCGGTCCCTGGAACTCCTGGTTGACCCGGTCGAGCTGGACGCACGGCGCGAACTCCTCGAGGCGAGCACCGGCTACCGCCCGGCGGCCCGAGAACGCGAGATCTCCGCGGCCCTGCGCGCCTACGCCTCCATGGCCACCAGCGCCGACAAGGGCGCCGTCCGGCAGATCCCGGACGACGTGGTCTTGATGAGCGCGCCGCGGACGTCGGTGCCCGTCTCCTAG
- a CDS encoding DNA polymerase III subunit gamma and tau, with amino-acid sequence MSAPTALYRRYRPDSFADVIGQEHVTAPLMAALEKNRVNHAYLFSGPRGCGKTTSARILARCLNCAQGPTSHPCGTCDSCVELARGGSGSLDVIEIDAASHGGVDDARDLRERATFAPIRDRYKIFIIDEAHMVTSAGFNALLKIVEEPPEHIKFIFATTEPDKVIGTIRSRTHHYPFRLVPPEPLMAYLARLCEQESVPVAPGVLSLVIRAGGGSVRDSLSVLDQLMAGAGAAGLDYELAVDLLGYTHASLLDDVVEALAAADAATVFKSVDRVIQTGHDPRRFVEDLLERFRDLIIVQAMPESAHAILRGTPDELIARMQTQAAQLGASELSRAADVTNTAFNEMTGATSPRLHLELLAARLMLPGADSSARGMAARLDAMERRLNYSGAPAGADSGAAGLLAAAPGAPAPSTTTSPAAAPPVASGGGLAAVRAQLAKAKAEAGAQVASRRQDSAPDAPEVRAGRAPAVAAPADPQWPAASDPERTPTWDDLEQPASAAPATQPGESGASASRAAVSGAKSPAVPPSSEHAPAPAPQRPSSPAVPQSAAPAGPAAGGGTGIEVIRRAWPEILSNLSNIRKASWAMVNQNVVPRAFDGETLRIALPTTALIQTFGNSGHADNLRQAIHTTLGITCQLDPITGDAPGSSAEPNPKGPADRLAGSAGQPASGMAPAAPAGTPLSGPAPDDATPAEATPADATRGDATQIDAKQTDATGVGGAVFGHAAAPRPGSSEPAPAAGPGRPSTLTSAVQPRNAAPPPEAQDPAAAHASPSDAGSSHDERVDAAAQASSSSDAPLPARPENRNGPAEPRTRPGVSVSDWEGPIPDEPAWDDEPPFDDWAEPAPQQFRHPTAASDGPRDGGVARPAVPEQPRPAQGPADDQVREPDTAPTGMPPRGTGASEPAPAPAAAAPYRPKVSSISAWTTGWDVPADQASETRPAAPEEKAAPRRSQLLAAQAQQSANPNSQQDSPQDWGVSFGGPSRNTVADPGWGTPASAPDWAQPAPPSADDAPDGASHVSGAPNEASGPAGSDSAGNGPAANGQAASPKPAASGLVPATGAGGTGVAPRREPGRTESGGTASHAAPEAPAPAAREKLSMYQRLSNSPEALAGRTRVQPRPVDAPYVEDVPSPDDVTIEESGVAGQAAVERILGGQLVEERPLNGGAY; translated from the coding sequence GTGAGCGCACCAACAGCCCTTTACCGCCGGTACCGTCCCGATTCGTTCGCGGACGTGATCGGCCAGGAGCATGTGACCGCTCCCCTCATGGCGGCCCTGGAAAAGAACCGGGTCAACCATGCCTATCTCTTTTCCGGCCCGCGCGGCTGCGGAAAGACCACCTCCGCGCGAATCCTGGCCCGCTGCCTCAATTGCGCCCAAGGCCCCACCTCCCACCCCTGCGGCACTTGCGACAGCTGCGTTGAGCTCGCCCGGGGCGGCTCCGGCTCGCTGGACGTCATTGAGATCGACGCGGCCAGCCATGGCGGCGTGGACGACGCCCGCGACCTCCGCGAGCGCGCAACCTTCGCCCCCATCCGGGACCGCTACAAAATCTTCATCATTGACGAGGCCCACATGGTCACGTCGGCCGGCTTCAACGCCCTGCTGAAGATCGTTGAAGAGCCACCGGAACACATCAAGTTCATCTTCGCCACCACGGAGCCGGACAAGGTCATTGGCACCATCCGCTCCCGCACGCACCACTACCCGTTCCGCCTGGTGCCCCCGGAACCGCTCATGGCGTATTTGGCACGCCTGTGCGAACAAGAGAGCGTGCCCGTGGCCCCCGGGGTGCTTTCGCTGGTGATCCGCGCCGGCGGCGGATCCGTCCGCGACTCGCTGTCGGTGCTAGACCAACTCATGGCCGGCGCGGGAGCGGCGGGCCTGGACTACGAGCTCGCCGTCGACCTGCTCGGCTACACCCATGCATCCCTGCTGGACGACGTCGTGGAGGCCCTCGCTGCCGCCGACGCCGCCACCGTGTTTAAATCTGTGGATCGGGTCATCCAGACGGGGCATGATCCCCGCCGTTTTGTCGAGGACCTGCTGGAGCGCTTCCGCGACCTCATCATCGTCCAGGCCATGCCGGAGAGTGCCCACGCCATTTTGCGCGGCACCCCGGATGAGCTCATTGCCCGGATGCAGACGCAGGCGGCCCAGCTCGGCGCGTCCGAGCTCTCGCGGGCCGCGGACGTCACCAACACGGCCTTCAATGAGATGACGGGCGCCACCTCCCCGCGCCTGCATCTGGAACTGCTGGCGGCCCGCCTCATGCTGCCCGGGGCGGATTCCTCCGCGCGGGGCATGGCCGCGCGGCTTGATGCGATGGAACGCCGCCTCAACTACAGTGGCGCCCCGGCGGGCGCGGACTCCGGCGCCGCCGGGCTTCTTGCCGCCGCACCTGGCGCACCGGCACCGAGTACGACGACGTCTCCCGCCGCCGCCCCCCCGGTTGCGTCGGGCGGCGGGCTGGCTGCCGTCCGGGCCCAGCTGGCCAAGGCCAAGGCCGAAGCTGGCGCGCAGGTGGCGAGCCGACGCCAGGACAGCGCGCCGGATGCTCCGGAGGTACGGGCGGGAAGGGCTCCTGCCGTCGCTGCCCCGGCCGACCCCCAGTGGCCCGCGGCATCGGATCCCGAACGGACCCCAACGTGGGACGACCTGGAACAACCAGCTTCCGCGGCACCGGCCACCCAGCCGGGCGAAAGTGGCGCGTCAGCCAGTCGCGCGGCTGTCTCCGGCGCGAAATCACCGGCCGTCCCGCCTTCATCGGAACACGCGCCTGCCCCCGCACCGCAGCGGCCATCTTCGCCTGCTGTGCCGCAGTCAGCTGCGCCTGCAGGACCGGCCGCCGGTGGCGGCACAGGGATCGAAGTCATTCGGCGTGCATGGCCGGAGATACTGTCCAACCTCAGCAACATCCGCAAGGCTTCCTGGGCCATGGTGAACCAAAACGTGGTGCCCCGCGCCTTCGACGGTGAAACTCTGCGGATCGCGCTTCCCACCACGGCCCTGATTCAAACGTTTGGCAACAGCGGCCACGCCGACAACCTCCGCCAGGCCATCCACACGACCCTGGGGATCACCTGCCAACTTGACCCCATCACGGGCGATGCCCCGGGATCGAGCGCTGAGCCAAACCCAAAAGGACCGGCTGACAGGCTGGCCGGCAGCGCCGGCCAGCCGGCCTCGGGCATGGCTCCGGCCGCCCCCGCCGGCACCCCGCTGTCCGGGCCCGCGCCGGATGACGCGACGCCGGCTGAAGCCACACCCGCCGACGCGACACGAGGTGACGCGACGCAAATTGACGCGAAACAAACTGACGCCACGGGGGTTGGCGGGGCGGTTTTTGGACACGCCGCCGCTCCGCGCCCGGGATCATCGGAGCCCGCGCCCGCGGCGGGTCCAGGTCGGCCGTCGACCCTGACATCGGCTGTGCAGCCGCGGAACGCTGCGCCGCCCCCCGAGGCGCAGGACCCTGCAGCAGCCCACGCCTCACCATCGGACGCTGGGTCATCCCACGACGAACGGGTCGATGCAGCAGCCCAGGCCTCATCGTCGTCCGACGCGCCGCTCCCGGCCCGACCCGAAAATCGCAATGGTCCGGCCGAGCCCCGGACGCGCCCGGGCGTTAGCGTTTCGGACTGGGAGGGACCCATCCCGGACGAGCCCGCCTGGGATGATGAGCCGCCGTTCGATGACTGGGCGGAGCCTGCACCACAGCAGTTCCGCCACCCCACGGCGGCCAGTGACGGTCCCCGAGACGGTGGCGTTGCCAGGCCTGCCGTGCCCGAACAGCCGCGCCCCGCCCAGGGACCAGCTGACGACCAGGTCAGGGAGCCGGACACGGCCCCCACGGGCATGCCGCCCCGCGGAACCGGCGCAAGCGAACCTGCGCCCGCGCCGGCGGCGGCTGCGCCGTACCGCCCCAAGGTGTCGTCCATCTCGGCGTGGACCACGGGCTGGGACGTGCCCGCCGACCAGGCGTCGGAGACACGGCCGGCAGCACCTGAGGAGAAGGCCGCACCCCGCCGCAGCCAGCTGCTGGCGGCACAGGCACAGCAGTCCGCCAATCCGAACAGCCAGCAGGACTCCCCCCAGGACTGGGGAGTCTCCTTTGGCGGGCCGTCGCGAAACACCGTGGCCGACCCCGGCTGGGGCACCCCTGCCAGTGCACCCGACTGGGCCCAGCCGGCACCCCCCTCCGCCGACGACGCGCCGGACGGTGCCAGCCATGTCAGCGGCGCTCCCAACGAGGCATCCGGCCCAGCAGGATCGGACTCGGCAGGGAATGGTCCAGCGGCAAACGGCCAGGCCGCTTCCCCGAAGCCGGCGGCGTCCGGTCTGGTTCCCGCCACGGGGGCTGGCGGGACCGGCGTCGCACCACGGCGGGAACCCGGGCGGACAGAGTCCGGAGGAACGGCGTCGCACGCGGCGCCGGAAGCACCTGCCCCCGCGGCCCGCGAAAAGCTCAGCATGTACCAGCGTCTCTCCAACAGTCCGGAGGCCCTGGCGGGACGCACGCGCGTGCAGCCGCGCCCGGTGGATGCTCCCTATGTGGAGGACGTGCCGAGCCCTGACGACGTGACCATCGAGGAATCGGGCGTGGCCGGCCAGGCCGCCGTGGAGCGTATTCTGGGCGGACAACTGGTGGAGGAAAGGCCGCTCAACGGCGGCGCCTACTGA
- a CDS encoding glutathione peroxidase — MTTQTVQTIPLALNDGSRSSLDELGGKAVLVVNVASQCGFTPQYDALEALHEKYRVRGLQVIGVPCDQFGGQEPGSDGEIAEFCRKNFGVTFTLAAKADVNGPDAHPLYAALTKDGIEPIKWNFEKFLLNRDGVILARFASAVTPDSPELVAAVEAALAEQPA, encoded by the coding sequence ATGACCACGCAAACCGTGCAGACCATCCCACTGGCCCTCAACGACGGCAGCCGAAGCAGCCTCGACGAGCTTGGCGGCAAGGCCGTCCTGGTGGTGAACGTCGCCTCACAGTGCGGATTCACACCGCAATACGATGCCCTCGAGGCGCTCCATGAGAAGTACCGGGTCCGCGGGCTCCAGGTCATCGGCGTTCCGTGCGACCAGTTTGGCGGCCAGGAACCCGGCAGCGATGGGGAGATCGCCGAGTTCTGCCGCAAGAACTTCGGCGTGACCTTCACTCTGGCCGCCAAGGCCGACGTCAACGGCCCGGACGCTCACCCGCTGTACGCCGCATTGACGAAGGACGGCATCGAACCCATCAAGTGGAACTTTGAGAAATTCCTGCTCAACCGCGACGGCGTGATCCTGGCCCGCTTTGCCTCCGCCGTGACGCCGGACTCGCCCGAGCTGGTGGCGGCCGTCGAAGCAGCCCTCGCGGAACAGCCTGCTTAA
- a CDS encoding helix-turn-helix transcriptional regulator, whose product MLEERRRELGQFLRDRRGNLVRAELGLPPIGRSRLVGLRREEIAAFAAVSVTWYTWLEQGRDINASRQVLESVARVLRLTAAEQQYVLAMGGYAAVPADEVAVIEAAPTHLQALLDALDFPAFAVAPDWGIAGWNSAYGLLYSRIAETDPAARNLLWLIFTDPQLRRMLPDWEETSRHFVAEFRAEAGPRLGSTAHASLVARLQAASPEFARIWADRGVEGFSSRQRVFVHPAVGELVFEQHRLVPSDAPELHFVLYVPTPGTPTRERLAGLSRTHTR is encoded by the coding sequence GTGTTAGAAGAACGACGCCGGGAGCTGGGACAGTTCCTGCGCGACCGCCGCGGCAACCTGGTCCGCGCCGAGCTGGGCCTTCCCCCCATTGGCCGCAGCCGCCTGGTGGGACTGCGGCGCGAGGAAATCGCCGCCTTCGCCGCCGTCAGCGTCACCTGGTACACGTGGTTGGAACAGGGGCGTGACATCAATGCCTCGCGCCAGGTGCTCGAGTCGGTGGCCCGCGTGCTCCGCCTGACCGCCGCCGAGCAGCAGTATGTGCTGGCCATGGGAGGGTATGCCGCCGTCCCCGCCGACGAGGTGGCGGTGATCGAGGCCGCGCCGACGCACCTGCAAGCGCTGCTGGACGCCTTGGATTTTCCCGCGTTTGCGGTGGCCCCGGACTGGGGAATCGCCGGCTGGAACAGCGCGTATGGCCTGCTGTATTCGCGGATTGCCGAGACCGACCCGGCCGCGCGGAACCTGTTGTGGCTGATTTTCACGGACCCGCAGCTGCGCAGGATGCTGCCCGACTGGGAAGAGACATCGCGCCACTTTGTGGCCGAGTTCCGCGCTGAGGCGGGGCCCCGGCTGGGGTCCACCGCCCACGCGTCACTGGTGGCAAGGCTTCAGGCGGCCAGCCCGGAGTTCGCGCGCATCTGGGCGGACCGGGGCGTCGAAGGCTTTTCCTCGCGGCAGCGCGTGTTTGTGCACCCGGCCGTGGGCGAACTGGTTTTTGAGCAGCACCGGCTGGTGCCCTCCGACGCGCCCGAGCTGCACTTTGTCCTGTATGTGCCCACGCCGGGGACGCCGACGCGGGAGCGGCTGGCGGGGCTTTCGCGCACGCACACCCGTTGA
- a CDS encoding alanine racemase, giving the protein MDETNFDAPAFPSTPFLCVDTAIMDRNLAGMAGRAATAGLSLRPHAKTHKVPEIARRQLELGAAGLTVATLGEAEVFADAGCTDLFLAYPLWVTAARAARIQSLASRAALRIGIDSVEAARELGQAVAGSGVEAVVEVDSGHHRSGCRPEEAGAVARAAMDNGLAVAGVFTFPGHGYGPGKRRPAAEEEAAALAAAVASLADAGIAAGTVSGGSTPTAAEADAGVLTEIRPGVYVFNDAQQVELGTCGWDDLALTAVTTVVSRAGRHVILDAGSKVLGADQPGWATGGGRILGMPDARITALSEHHATVAIPDGVPLPRRGDILRAVPNHVCAAVNLADELVLVRDGVPAGTWAVAARGRNS; this is encoded by the coding sequence ATGGACGAGACCAACTTTGACGCCCCGGCATTCCCCTCGACGCCATTCCTGTGTGTTGACACAGCCATCATGGACCGGAACCTTGCCGGGATGGCCGGGCGGGCCGCAACGGCCGGCCTGTCCCTCCGGCCGCACGCCAAGACGCACAAAGTGCCGGAAATCGCCCGGCGGCAGCTCGAGCTGGGCGCCGCCGGGCTCACCGTGGCAACCCTGGGCGAGGCGGAGGTATTCGCCGACGCCGGCTGCACGGACTTGTTCCTGGCCTACCCCTTGTGGGTCACCGCGGCACGGGCTGCCCGGATCCAGTCGCTGGCGTCCCGTGCGGCGCTGCGCATAGGCATTGACTCCGTGGAGGCCGCCCGCGAGCTGGGCCAGGCCGTGGCCGGCAGCGGCGTGGAGGCGGTGGTGGAAGTTGACAGCGGGCACCACCGCAGCGGCTGCCGCCCGGAGGAGGCCGGCGCCGTGGCGCGGGCGGCCATGGACAACGGGCTCGCCGTGGCGGGCGTCTTCACGTTTCCCGGCCACGGCTACGGGCCGGGAAAGCGCCGGCCGGCGGCTGAAGAGGAAGCGGCGGCACTCGCCGCAGCGGTGGCGTCCCTGGCCGACGCCGGCATTGCGGCGGGCACCGTCAGCGGCGGTTCAACGCCCACCGCCGCGGAGGCGGACGCCGGCGTGCTCACTGAAATCCGTCCCGGCGTCTACGTGTTCAACGATGCCCAGCAGGTGGAGCTGGGCACCTGCGGCTGGGACGACCTCGCCCTCACCGCCGTCACGACCGTGGTCAGCAGGGCCGGACGCCACGTGATCCTCGACGCGGGCAGCAAGGTCCTCGGGGCCGACCAGCCGGGGTGGGCCACCGGGGGCGGGCGGATCCTGGGCATGCCGGATGCCCGCATCACGGCACTCTCCGAACACCATGCCACGGTCGCCATCCCCGACGGCGTGCCCCTGCCCCGCCGCGGGGACATCCTGCGCGCCGTTCCCAACCACGTGTGCGCCGCCGTCAACCTCGCCGACGAGCTGGTGCTGGTCCGGGACGGCGTGCCTGCGGGAACCTGGGCGGTGGCTGCGCGCGGACGGAACAGCTGA
- a CDS encoding ABC transporter permease, with protein sequence MSNGTAAAPKDGHGPGRFGACLSGAWAVVGMELRQRLRSRGWYIMLVVWMAVIAIVTAFTWSSWKAQSSYNNGGFGYVGPQLGSMIFEVVLAFVLLFALLVAPALSANAVNGDRAAGTLAVLQVTLLRPGQLLWGKFLASWIAGLAFLVASLPFLVFAVLQGGLGAWQIVVALAMLAVEVGIVCAIGVGISALATRPLFSIVVTYMVVAALGLGTLVAFGLGSLVSEGTVEANQVYYKNAAAYQGSGDSSGDGEYVDGTYVDGGSPDLYPAPPQPKDITGQNAEYACFGPLVEQRAARTERVAWILGLNPFVVVADAIPFPLHTGDRSYSGGAFESISQGVRYLQAGPDATYQCAGGKVAPSYIEQKVPLWPLGLGLQLLVAAGILALGWRALRTPARRLPKGTRVA encoded by the coding sequence ATGAGTAACGGGACCGCCGCGGCACCCAAGGACGGGCATGGCCCGGGCAGGTTCGGCGCCTGCCTTTCCGGGGCGTGGGCGGTGGTCGGCATGGAATTGCGCCAGCGGCTGCGCTCCCGAGGCTGGTACATCATGCTGGTGGTCTGGATGGCGGTCATCGCGATCGTCACGGCGTTTACCTGGTCCAGTTGGAAGGCCCAGTCAAGCTACAACAACGGCGGCTTCGGCTACGTTGGGCCCCAGCTGGGATCGATGATCTTTGAAGTGGTGCTGGCCTTTGTCCTGCTGTTTGCCTTGCTGGTCGCGCCGGCCCTCTCCGCCAACGCCGTCAACGGGGACCGGGCCGCGGGTACGCTGGCCGTCCTGCAGGTCACACTGCTGCGGCCCGGCCAGCTTTTGTGGGGCAAGTTCCTGGCCTCCTGGATTGCGGGGCTCGCGTTCCTGGTGGCCAGCCTGCCCTTTTTGGTCTTTGCCGTCCTCCAGGGCGGGCTGGGGGCGTGGCAGATCGTGGTCGCACTGGCCATGCTGGCCGTGGAAGTGGGGATTGTCTGCGCCATCGGGGTGGGCATTTCGGCGCTCGCCACCCGGCCCTTGTTCTCCATTGTGGTCACTTACATGGTGGTCGCCGCATTGGGCCTGGGCACCCTTGTTGCCTTTGGACTGGGCAGCCTGGTCAGCGAAGGCACCGTCGAGGCCAATCAGGTGTACTACAAAAATGCCGCCGCGTATCAGGGCAGCGGGGACAGTTCCGGGGATGGTGAATACGTGGATGGGACATACGTTGACGGCGGCAGTCCCGACCTGTACCCGGCCCCGCCGCAGCCGAAGGACATCACGGGCCAGAACGCCGAATATGCGTGCTTTGGACCGCTGGTGGAGCAGCGGGCGGCGCGGACGGAGCGGGTGGCGTGGATCCTTGGCCTGAACCCGTTTGTGGTGGTGGCCGACGCCATCCCATTCCCGTTGCACACAGGGGACCGGAGCTACTCCGGAGGGGCCTTTGAATCCATTAGCCAAGGTGTCCGCTACCTGCAGGCGGGACCCGACGCAACGTACCAGTGCGCGGGAGGCAAGGTCGCGCCGTCGTACATTGAGCAAAAGGTGCCCCTGTGGCCGCTGGGGCTTGGATTGCAACTGCTGGTTGCGGCAGGCATCCTGGCCTTGGGGTGGCGGGCGCTGCGCACGCCGGCACGAAGATTGCCGAAAGGCACCCGGGTGGCCTGA